A region of the bacterium genome:
GCGCGCGAGCTGGTGGCGCTCGGCGCCGACCGCGTGCTCGGGGCCGAGCACCCGTCGCTGGAGCAGTTCCACGACGACGCCTACGTCGAGGCCTGCCTGGCGCTCATGGGTGCGGAGCGGCCGGAGATCATGCTCTGCGGCGGCACGGTCCTCGGCCGCGCGTTCTTCCCGCGCGTCGCCGCCCGCCTCGGCACCGGCCTGACCGCCGACTGCACGTCGCTCGAGATCGACGCGGGCAGCGGGGTCCTGCTGCAGACGCGTCCGGCCTACGGCGGCAACCTCTTCGCGACGATCGCCTGCCCCGAGCACCGGCCGCAGATGGCGACCGTGCGCCCGAAGGTCTTTCCCGCCGGCGTCGCCGATCCGGCGCGCACCGGCGAGATCGTCATCCGCCGCGACTGGGCGGAGGCGCTGCACACGCGCACGCGGGTCCTCGAGATCCTCGAGGAGGCCGTGCAGACCATCAGCATCGCGGACGCCGACGTGGTCGTCGCCGGCGGCCGGGGCATGGGCTCGGCGGAGAACTTCGCGCTGCTCGAGGAGCTGGCACGCCTGCTCGGCGGGGCGGTCGCGGCGAGCCGCGCCCCCGTCGACGCCGGCTGGGTGCCGTACGCGCGCCAGGTCGGCCAGACCGGCAAGACGGTCTGCCCGAAGCTCTACATCGCCTGCGGCATCTCCGGACAGGTGCAGCACCTCGTCGGCATGCAGTCCGCCGACGTCATCGTCGCGATCAACAAGGACCCGCAGGCGCCGATCTTCTCCGTGGCCACCTACGGGATCGTCGGGGACGCGCTGGAGGTCGTGCCGCTGCTCATCCGGGCCCTCGGCGGCCGGGGGGGCGCGGCGTGAAGACGGCGTTCCTCTTCCCGGGCCAGGGGTCGCAGTATGTCGGCATGGGCCGCGACCTCCACGCTTCGTACCCGGAGGTGCGCGAGCTCTTCCAGGAGGCCGACCGCGTCCTCGGGTTCGAAATCTCGCACCTGGCCTTTCACGGGCCGGGCGAGAAGCTGATGCTCACCGAGTACGCCCAGCCGGCGATCCTGCTGGTCAGCGTCGCGCTCGAGCGGCTCCTGCGCGCCGGGGGCGTGACGCCGGACTTCGTCGCCGGCCACAGCCTCGGCGAGTACTCGGCGCTGGTGTCGGCCGGGAGCCTCGCCTTCACCGACGCGATCCGCCTCGTGCGCCGGCGCGGCGTGCTCATGGAGGAGGCGGTCCCCGCGGGCCAGGGGACGATGGCCGCGGTGCTCGGGCTGGAGCTGGCGGCGGTCGAGGCCGTCTGCCGCGAGGCGGCCGCCGCCTCCCGCGCGGTCGTCGAGGTCGCCAACATCAACTCCCCGGGGCAGATCGTGATCTCGGGGAACAAGGAGGCGGTGCTGGCCGCGCTCGAGCTGTTCCGCAAGGCGGGGGCGCGGCGCGTCGTGCCGCTCGCCGTGAGCGGCCCCTTCCACTCCCAGCTCATGCAGCCGGTGGCCGAGGTCTTCGAGCGCCACCTGCACCAGGCGGTCTTCGCCGACCCGAAGGTCCCCGTGGTGACCAACGTCGGGGCGCGGCTCGTGCGCAAGAAGGAGGAGCTCGAGCACCTGCTCGCCCGGCAGATCTACTCGCGGGTGGAGTGGGAGCAGTCGATGCGCCGGCTCCTGGCCCTCGGCGTGGAGCGCTTCATCGAGGTCGGCCCGGGGCGGGTGCTCTGCGGACTCATGAAAAAGATTGACAACAAAGCGGTTTGCCATTATGTGGAGGATGCTCCGTCCCTGGAGAAGTTCTTCGGGCGGACGGCGGAGGGGGTCTAGAAACGCATGGAAGGCACCGGGTCGAAGGTCGCTCTCGTGACCGGTGGCGCGCAGGGGATCGGGCGCGCCATCGCGATGGCGCTTGCCCGCGCGGGCGCCGACGTCGCCGTCTGCGACCTCAATCCCGAGGGCGTTGCGGCCGCCCGCGCCGAGCTGGAGGCCACGGGCCGCCGCGCCTGGGGCTTCACGGGCGACGTCTCCTCGCTGGCCTTCGCGCAGG
Encoded here:
- a CDS encoding electron transfer flavoprotein subunit alpha/FixB family protein produces the protein ARELVALGADRVLGAEHPSLEQFHDDAYVEACLALMGAERPEIMLCGGTVLGRAFFPRVAARLGTGLTADCTSLEIDAGSGVLLQTRPAYGGNLFATIACPEHRPQMATVRPKVFPAGVADPARTGEIVIRRDWAEALHTRTRVLEILEEAVQTISIADADVVVAGGRGMGSAENFALLEELARLLGGAVAASRAPVDAGWVPYARQVGQTGKTVCPKLYIACGISGQVQHLVGMQSADVIVAINKDPQAPIFSVATYGIVGDALEVVPLLIRALGGRGGAA
- the fabD gene encoding ACP S-malonyltransferase, with the protein product MKTAFLFPGQGSQYVGMGRDLHASYPEVRELFQEADRVLGFEISHLAFHGPGEKLMLTEYAQPAILLVSVALERLLRAGGVTPDFVAGHSLGEYSALVSAGSLAFTDAIRLVRRRGVLMEEAVPAGQGTMAAVLGLELAAVEAVCREAAAASRAVVEVANINSPGQIVISGNKEAVLAALELFRKAGARRVVPLAVSGPFHSQLMQPVAEVFERHLHQAVFADPKVPVVTNVGARLVRKKEELEHLLARQIYSRVEWEQSMRRLLALGVERFIEVGPGRVLCGLMKKIDNKAVCHYVEDAPSLEKFFGRTAEGV